In the genome of Saprospira sp. CCB-QB6, one region contains:
- a CDS encoding putative sugar nucleotidyl transferase: MLNIILFSTETSRMRLRPFSYSRPIGAFRLGIDSLAEKWQALLGGQVSHFTAPYLAQKYPCQVEEENLLIRATILPSADLIAAIGQLQAGESLADAQGQSIALRLGSLAAQQYLAGQLLEPLVQQEYRADLVELKGPWDLFQLNDYQLRQDFERLKGEGKKLSASNRLIGPEDQLYIHPTAYVEGSILNTQTGPIYIGPEAQVLEGCMLRGPIALNEGAALKMGTKVYGATTLGPHAKMGGEISNVNVFGYSNKGHDGFLGNAVLGEWCNLGADTNSSNLKNNYGKVKVWNYAQEQFEQTDLQFCGLLMGDHSKTGINSMLNTASTVGFSANLYGADFPEKFIPSFAWGSKGNWQTYSLDKAMQTAERMMQRRNIPFDANESQLFEQLFVRTQNYRKWE, from the coding sequence ATGCTCAACATCATTTTATTTAGTACAGAGACCAGCCGTATGCGGCTACGCCCATTTAGTTATAGCCGTCCGATTGGGGCATTTCGTTTAGGTATAGATAGCTTAGCGGAAAAATGGCAAGCTTTGCTTGGCGGACAGGTTTCTCATTTTACGGCTCCTTATTTGGCCCAAAAATATCCCTGCCAAGTTGAGGAAGAAAACTTATTGATTCGGGCTACCATTCTTCCCTCTGCAGATTTGATTGCGGCCATTGGGCAGCTACAGGCGGGCGAAAGTCTAGCTGATGCTCAGGGGCAATCTATTGCATTACGGTTAGGTAGCTTAGCGGCCCAACAATATTTGGCTGGACAGTTATTAGAGCCCTTAGTTCAGCAAGAATACCGGGCGGACTTAGTCGAGTTAAAAGGCCCATGGGATCTCTTTCAGCTCAATGATTATCAGCTTCGGCAAGACTTTGAGCGCTTGAAGGGCGAAGGGAAAAAACTTTCGGCCAGCAATCGTTTGATTGGGCCAGAAGATCAGCTGTATATTCATCCAACGGCCTATGTAGAAGGCAGTATTTTGAATACACAAACGGGACCTATATATATTGGTCCAGAGGCCCAAGTTTTAGAAGGTTGTATGTTACGTGGACCAATTGCTTTAAACGAGGGAGCTGCCTTAAAAATGGGCACAAAAGTTTATGGCGCGACAACTTTGGGTCCTCATGCTAAGATGGGTGGAGAAATCAGCAATGTCAATGTATTTGGCTACTCCAACAAGGGACATGATGGCTTTTTGGGCAATGCCGTTTTGGGGGAATGGTGCAATTTGGGGGCAGATACAAATAGCTCCAACCTCAAAAACAATTATGGCAAAGTAAAAGTATGGAACTATGCCCAAGAACAATTTGAGCAAACTGATTTACAATTTTGTGGGCTGCTTATGGGCGATCATAGCAAAACAGGCATTAACAGCATGCTTAATACGGCCAGCACAGTAGGCTTTTCGGCCAATCTTTATGGAGCTGATTTTCCAGAAAAATTTATTCCCTCCTTTGCTTGGGGAAGCAAAGGCAACTGGCAAACCTACAGCCTTGACAAAGCCATGCAAACCGCGGAGCGCATGATGCAGCGTAGAAACATTCCCTTTGATGCAAATGAAAGCCAGCTTTTTGAGCAGCTTTTTGTCCGAACTCAAAATTATCGAAAATGGGAGTAG
- a CDS encoding spermidine synthase: MGVAVTRKPNLLKKLASYFYSFRLEQEESSISGPLELQYREGRYMLSTEHAIYSYQDLYHNFRLAFDYLEPEKKGLKSVLILGFAMGSVCQLLENRGLNANYLGIEIDPVIIKWTKQYILPELAANISLKQTDAIAFLQENADKFELILIDLFIDNQAPEQFRTKDFLLSIQEHLAPNGRIIYNSMSDQKGHSAFLEQFQQVFPKMHSLQIGKNQLLFNLPK; encoded by the coding sequence ATGGGAGTAGCTGTCACAAGAAAACCTAATTTACTTAAAAAATTAGCGAGCTACTTTTATAGTTTTCGGTTAGAGCAGGAAGAAAGTTCGATTAGTGGCCCTTTAGAGCTTCAGTATAGAGAAGGGCGATATATGTTGAGTACTGAGCATGCAATTTACTCTTACCAAGACCTTTACCACAACTTTCGGCTTGCATTTGACTATCTAGAACCTGAAAAAAAAGGACTAAAATCAGTACTTATTTTAGGTTTTGCCATGGGGAGTGTCTGTCAACTTTTAGAGAATAGAGGGCTCAATGCCAACTACTTAGGCATTGAAATAGATCCTGTAATTATTAAGTGGACCAAGCAATATATTTTGCCTGAATTGGCGGCTAACATTAGCTTAAAACAGACTGATGCCATTGCATTTTTGCAAGAAAATGCAGACAAGTTTGAGCTAATACTCATAGACTTATTCATTGATAATCAAGCCCCTGAGCAGTTCAGAACAAAGGATTTTCTACTGAGTATACAGGAACATTTAGCTCCTAATGGACGTATAATATATAATAGTATGTCCGATCAAAAGGGCCATTCAGCATTTTTGGAACAATTTCAGCAAGTGTTTCCCAAAATGCATAGTCTTCAAATAGGGAAAAATCAACTCCTATTTAATTTGCCCAAATAA
- a CDS encoding OmpA family protein — MKALYNHSLFSLLFICSLLLLGSNAELKANDKFFDYLPKYRKFNSNYQIDKIEYREKRTVIYFRFVVEEDNNVAFYSGSHPNAWYLRTPPRMRGIEVQFKLMEITDIRVNNEVKVDILKDIPEIEYEMKRGDVVTCEMHFARIPHYIRMLDLIEGADGDMDNDRFNCFDILIKTAQSPLLGKENEAQKNTQRFESTFTYLQPQTTSQPLATTTEDNTPEPNNGSSHMAEPIDYRPQAMTDLADIRCNKRVILPSISFKEDDVNFNGRVRAMQDIKTLRQYLENYPTAMIRLHGHTDIFGDDLRNLQLSRERAMAVKLELVKMGIERDRIEILFYGGRQPLQGLEEGGIENRRVEAEAICTE; from the coding sequence ATGAAAGCACTGTACAACCACTCACTTTTTAGCTTGTTGTTTATCTGTAGCCTGCTACTTTTAGGAAGCAATGCAGAGCTAAAGGCCAACGACAAGTTTTTTGATTACCTGCCAAAGTACCGTAAGTTCAATTCCAATTATCAGATTGATAAGATTGAATACAGGGAGAAGCGCACAGTAATTTACTTCCGCTTTGTTGTTGAAGAAGATAATAATGTCGCCTTTTACAGCGGCTCACACCCCAATGCTTGGTACCTCCGTACACCTCCACGTATGCGCGGTATTGAGGTCCAGTTCAAACTTATGGAAATCACTGATATCCGCGTCAATAACGAAGTTAAGGTTGATATTCTCAAAGATATTCCAGAAATCGAATACGAAATGAAGAGAGGTGATGTGGTCACCTGCGAAATGCACTTTGCTCGCATTCCTCATTATATCCGTATGCTAGACCTTATTGAAGGAGCTGATGGTGATATGGACAATGATCGTTTCAACTGTTTTGATATTCTTATAAAAACGGCTCAGAGCCCTCTGCTCGGAAAAGAAAACGAGGCCCAAAAGAACACCCAACGCTTTGAGTCTACCTTCACTTACCTACAACCTCAAACGACTAGTCAGCCACTAGCCACCACAACAGAAGATAACACTCCAGAACCAAATAACGGCAGCAGCCACATGGCAGAGCCTATCGACTACCGTCCTCAAGCAATGACAGACTTAGCCGATATTCGTTGTAATAAAAGAGTGATTCTTCCATCTATTTCCTTTAAAGAAGATGATGTAAACTTTAATGGACGAGTTCGAGCGATGCAAGATATCAAAACACTTCGCCAGTATCTCGAGAACTATCCCACAGCAATGATTCGCTTACACGGACATACAGATATTTTTGGAGATGACCTTCGCAACCTTCAACTCTCTAGAGAACGAGCAATGGCCGTTAAACTAGAACTAGTAAAAATGGGAATTGAACGAGATCGAATTGAAATCTTGTTCTATGGTGGTCGCCAACCACTACAAGGCCTAGAAGAGGGCGGTATTGAAAACCGACGCGTAGAAGCAGAAGCTATCTGTACAGAATAA
- a CDS encoding sensor histidine kinase yields the protein MGTQQDALTIFILLAVGTLLLGFLLFLFFFFLRIHLKRIKAAEEEKHRLEINHQKALASATVEIQERERARIAEELHDDLIAQLYRIKLSNFNPQINQMLKTSIQKARGLSHDLSPPMIDQVNMETIFLDFIEPFRQKYKIISNLNAGNNKELSKEAKLQLFRIFQELITNIDKHAKASRIDIYYRYRNNYLVLLIQDDGQGFSPNKQAGLGLKNIAMRSQILNGQFKFKPHYPHGTTFIFLNYEPTH from the coding sequence ATGGGTACGCAGCAAGACGCCTTGACCATTTTTATCCTCCTTGCCGTAGGAACCCTCCTCCTTGGCTTCCTCCTCTTTCTCTTTTTCTTCTTCCTCCGCATCCACCTCAAAAGAATTAAAGCCGCCGAAGAAGAAAAACACCGACTCGAAATTAACCACCAAAAAGCCCTCGCCTCCGCTACCGTAGAAATCCAAGAAAGAGAACGCGCCCGAATTGCCGAAGAATTACATGACGACCTTATCGCCCAACTCTACCGCATTAAGCTCTCTAACTTTAATCCCCAAATTAACCAAATGCTTAAAACAAGTATCCAAAAAGCTAGAGGCCTCTCTCACGACCTGAGCCCCCCCATGATCGATCAAGTGAATATGGAAACAATTTTCCTCGACTTTATCGAACCCTTTCGACAGAAATATAAAATTATATCTAACCTCAATGCCGGTAATAATAAGGAGCTTTCTAAAGAAGCAAAACTCCAACTCTTCCGCATCTTTCAAGAACTTATTACCAATATTGATAAACACGCCAAGGCTAGCCGTATAGATATTTATTATCGCTACCGAAACAACTATTTGGTCCTCCTCATCCAAGATGATGGCCAAGGCTTTAGCCCAAATAAACAAGCTGGCCTCGGCCTAAAGAATATCGCTATGCGCAGCCAAATACTCAATGGCCAATTTAAGTTTAAACCCCATTATCCACACGGAACTACTTTTATTTTCCTCAACTATGAGCCAACTCACTAA
- a CDS encoding response regulator transcription factor, with amino-acid sequence MSQLTNINIAITDDDSLVVQLLTEYLEKFSPLPCTVSLTANSGQEFIEKTKLPSFQEVDIILLDMRMKDGDGLWVLEQLNKQQFTAKIIVLTSYYKTAYIGQMMSLGAHAFLPKEIDKEQLVEIMEEVHKKGHYFTSEQMQSLRAQITAKSPKLQLDPTTAISPRELEVLQLIAQQYTTKEIAEKLCLTVKTIEAHKSNLLSKTGSKNAVGLVVYAIEQGLIKPSDCIRMN; translated from the coding sequence ATGAGCCAACTCACTAATATCAACATTGCAATTACCGATGACGACTCTCTAGTGGTCCAACTACTCACCGAATATCTAGAAAAATTCTCTCCGCTTCCCTGCACCGTCAGCCTAACCGCCAATAGCGGCCAAGAATTTATCGAAAAAACAAAGCTCCCTAGCTTTCAAGAGGTTGATATTATCCTCCTCGATATGCGCATGAAAGATGGCGACGGCCTCTGGGTCCTCGAACAATTGAACAAACAGCAGTTCACCGCAAAAATTATTGTCCTAACTTCTTACTATAAAACAGCTTACATTGGCCAAATGATGAGCCTAGGCGCCCACGCCTTCTTACCCAAAGAAATTGATAAGGAACAACTGGTCGAAATTATGGAGGAGGTCCACAAAAAAGGCCACTATTTTACCTCCGAACAAATGCAATCCCTACGCGCCCAAATTACAGCCAAATCACCCAAACTACAACTCGACCCCACTACAGCAATTAGCCCCCGAGAATTGGAGGTCCTCCAACTCATCGCTCAACAATATACCACCAAAGAAATTGCCGAAAAACTCTGCCTAACGGTCAAAACCATTGAGGCCCATAAAAGCAATTTACTCTCTAAAACAGGCTCTAAAAATGCCGTTGGCCTTGTCGTCTATGCCATAGAACAAGGCCTAATTAAACCTAGCGACTGTATTCGGATGAATTAA
- a CDS encoding aminotransferase class I/II-fold pyridoxal phosphate-dependent enzyme gives MKHEERLQERLAAYAKRGMQRSLRYQPDLISFSSNDYLGLAKNPQLLAALGQEKYEQMGATGSRLLSGHHPAMEELEQQLAQFHEAETALLFNTGYLGNLGLVSALLQRGDTLYYDALAHASLHDALKLAKGEAFAFAHNDIKDLERQLAQDRAGLRYIWVESLYSMDGDQAPLLALVDLAERYEAALLVDEAHATACFGPNGGGLVQDLGLSQRIFARLHTFGKAIGAHGAVILGSPSLRNYLINFARPLIYSTAMSLPQIGHLSLVYRYLEQEGARLRAELRQRLEHYLALREKLSLSDYLTANQGPIQAIFWPGNAEVMALSAHLMGAGFDLRPIRYPTVARGQERLRICLRADMDVEDISALLQALAAYVRP, from the coding sequence ATGAAGCATGAAGAACGGCTGCAAGAACGCCTTGCCGCCTATGCTAAGCGGGGGATGCAGCGCAGCTTGCGTTATCAGCCAGACCTAATTAGCTTTAGCTCGAATGATTATTTGGGGCTGGCCAAGAATCCTCAGCTATTAGCTGCTTTGGGGCAAGAAAAATATGAGCAAATGGGAGCCACGGGCTCTCGTTTGCTTTCTGGCCATCACCCCGCTATGGAGGAGTTGGAGCAGCAGCTGGCCCAATTTCATGAAGCAGAAACGGCTTTGCTTTTCAATACAGGCTATTTGGGCAATTTGGGCCTGGTCTCAGCGCTTTTGCAGCGGGGCGATACCTTATATTATGATGCCTTGGCCCATGCGAGTCTGCATGATGCCCTGAAGTTGGCCAAGGGGGAAGCTTTTGCCTTTGCCCATAATGATATAAAGGACTTGGAGCGGCAGTTGGCCCAAGATCGAGCTGGATTGCGCTACATTTGGGTCGAATCGCTTTATTCTATGGATGGCGATCAGGCGCCTTTGTTGGCTCTTGTCGATTTAGCCGAGCGTTATGAGGCGGCCCTTTTGGTAGATGAGGCGCATGCAACGGCTTGTTTTGGTCCTAATGGGGGCGGTTTGGTTCAGGACTTAGGTTTGAGTCAGCGCATTTTTGCTCGTCTGCATACTTTTGGCAAGGCGATTGGCGCGCATGGGGCTGTGATTTTGGGCAGCCCAAGTCTGCGTAATTATCTAATCAATTTTGCACGTCCCTTGATTTATAGCACGGCCATGTCTCTGCCCCAAATTGGGCATTTGTCCTTGGTTTATCGCTATTTGGAGCAGGAGGGAGCGCGCTTGCGAGCCGAACTTAGGCAGCGGCTAGAGCATTACTTAGCATTAAGAGAAAAACTATCTCTATCCGATTATCTGACGGCTAATCAGGGGCCGATTCAGGCTATTTTTTGGCCTGGAAATGCAGAGGTCATGGCCCTTTCTGCGCATTTGATGGGGGCGGGCTTTGACCTGCGCCCAATCCGATATCCTACGGTGGCTAGGGGACAAGAACGCCTGCGCATTTGCCTACGGGCAGATATGGATGTAGAGGATATTTCGGCTTTGTTGCAGGCTTTGGCGGCTTATGTTCGGCCTTAG
- a CDS encoding RelA/SpoT family protein translates to MVDYIEEKLAPLNLPDPTADLNAEEEKEVYAAFEHLLGSLRMDYPPEEEREMRLAFTLAFRAHAGQRRKSGEPYILHPIEVARICADELGLAPRSIKAALMHDVVEDTEVTLAQIRFLFGQKVSSIVDGLTKFSGIANANNVQGDKMSSPQAENFKKILLTIAKDVRVVLIKMADRLHNMRTLGSMPHHKQLKIASETSYIYAPLAHRLGFYSIKTEMEDLVMKIIEPEEYQDIVKKLQETKDEREAYIEDFIAPVRKAVEAAGYKARIFGRAKSISSINNKLKKKQLAFEEIYDFFAIRIVLDLPIEREKAACWNVYSIITDYYTPVPERLKDWVSMPKTNGYESLHTTVMGPKGRFVEVQIRSERMDEIAEMGFAAHWKYKGVKSSQSSTFERWLTKAREMLENPETNAIEFLNSFKSNLFAEEVYVFTPKGDLRFFPKGATALDFAFDIHSEVGYHCKAVKVAEKIVPLSYRLRNGDQLRVVTSPNQKPTEGWLKMVETGRARHKIRQALREERMKLGALGKETLERKLKTLKLDADENIDVLVKYYGLENRPALYYGIYQGQYNLNEIKLLRQEQGKLFPELADTPKEEIAQMEKPKGPRLRPLASRKQFKKPKLVVDGEDASNYTYSLATCCNPVMGDDIFAYVTSKHGLKIHRTTCPNAEHMQATYGYRIKKAEWIESGETSFVADLLITGMDDMGVVQQLSNIITNELGVNMRSFSMEGLEGHFEGRISLMVQNKDQLKQIIMSIKNLDAVNTVARIE, encoded by the coding sequence ATGGTAGACTATATAGAAGAAAAGCTGGCGCCATTAAATTTGCCAGATCCCACCGCTGACCTCAATGCAGAGGAAGAAAAAGAAGTTTATGCAGCTTTTGAGCATTTGCTTGGCAGCCTGCGAATGGATTATCCCCCAGAGGAAGAAAGAGAAATGCGCTTAGCATTTACCTTAGCTTTTCGGGCGCATGCTGGGCAGAGACGAAAGTCGGGCGAACCCTACATTTTGCATCCGATAGAGGTGGCTCGTATTTGTGCCGATGAGTTGGGCTTGGCGCCTCGCTCAATTAAGGCGGCCCTTATGCATGATGTGGTTGAAGATACGGAGGTAACTTTGGCTCAAATTCGCTTTTTGTTTGGGCAAAAGGTCAGCTCTATTGTAGATGGCTTGACCAAGTTTTCGGGTATTGCCAATGCCAATAATGTACAGGGCGACAAGATGAGTAGCCCACAGGCCGAAAACTTTAAAAAAATCCTGTTGACTATTGCCAAGGATGTGCGGGTCGTGCTCATTAAGATGGCGGATCGTCTACATAATATGCGGACGCTGGGCTCTATGCCTCATCATAAGCAATTAAAAATTGCTTCAGAAACCTCTTATATCTATGCTCCTTTGGCCCACCGTCTGGGATTCTATTCTATTAAAACGGAAATGGAGGATTTGGTCATGAAGATCATTGAGCCCGAAGAGTACCAAGATATTGTCAAGAAACTTCAAGAAACTAAGGACGAGCGAGAGGCCTATATCGAAGATTTTATTGCTCCTGTGCGCAAGGCTGTAGAAGCCGCAGGCTATAAGGCCCGCATCTTTGGTCGGGCCAAGTCCATTTCGTCTATTAACAACAAGCTGAAGAAGAAGCAATTAGCCTTTGAGGAAATTTATGACTTCTTCGCTATTCGGATTGTTTTAGATTTGCCCATTGAGCGAGAAAAGGCGGCTTGTTGGAATGTTTATTCCATCATTACAGATTATTATACCCCTGTGCCCGAGCGCCTAAAGGATTGGGTATCTATGCCAAAGACTAATGGCTATGAATCTTTGCATACGACGGTTATGGGGCCCAAAGGGCGCTTTGTCGAAGTGCAGATTCGCTCTGAGCGGATGGATGAGATTGCTGAAATGGGTTTTGCGGCACACTGGAAATACAAGGGGGTTAAGTCTAGTCAAAGCAGTACTTTTGAGCGTTGGCTAACCAAAGCAAGAGAAATGCTGGAGAATCCAGAAACCAATGCTATTGAGTTTTTGAACAGCTTCAAATCAAATCTTTTTGCCGAGGAGGTTTATGTGTTTACGCCTAAGGGAGATCTTCGCTTTTTCCCGAAAGGGGCCACGGCTCTAGATTTTGCTTTTGATATTCACTCTGAAGTGGGCTACCATTGTAAGGCGGTCAAGGTGGCCGAAAAGATTGTTCCGCTTAGCTATCGCCTCCGAAATGGAGATCAGTTGAGAGTAGTAACAAGTCCCAATCAAAAGCCAACAGAGGGTTGGTTGAAGATGGTAGAAACTGGACGGGCAAGGCATAAGATCCGTCAAGCGCTTCGAGAGGAGCGCATGAAGCTGGGGGCTTTGGGGAAAGAAACCCTAGAGCGAAAACTCAAAACCCTCAAGCTAGATGCCGACGAGAATATAGATGTTCTAGTCAAGTACTATGGCTTAGAAAATCGGCCAGCCCTTTATTATGGGATTTATCAGGGGCAGTACAATCTAAATGAGATTAAGCTCTTGCGGCAAGAGCAAGGAAAATTATTTCCAGAGTTAGCAGATACGCCCAAAGAGGAGATTGCACAGATGGAAAAGCCCAAGGGCCCGAGATTACGCCCCTTGGCTAGTCGCAAACAGTTTAAGAAGCCCAAATTGGTTGTTGATGGCGAAGATGCGAGCAACTATACTTATTCCTTGGCGACCTGTTGCAATCCAGTAATGGGAGATGATATCTTTGCTTATGTGACCTCTAAACATGGCTTAAAGATTCATCGGACGACCTGTCCCAATGCCGAGCATATGCAGGCTACTTATGGCTATCGGATTAAAAAGGCGGAATGGATAGAGTCTGGGGAAACCTCTTTTGTAGCCGATCTCTTGATTACAGGTATGGATGATATGGGCGTAGTGCAGCAGTTGTCCAATATTATTACCAATGAGTTGGGCGTGAATATGCGCTCGTTTTCTATGGAGGGCCTTGAGGGTCATTTTGAGGGCCGAATTAGTTTGATGGTACAGAATAAGGACCAGCTCAAGCAAATCATTATGTCGATTAAAAACTTGGATGCGGTAAATACTGTGGCCAGAATTGAGTAA